A single region of the Streptomyces sp. NBC_00425 genome encodes:
- a CDS encoding YifB family Mg chelatase-like AAA ATPase: MGFARTCAVALVGVEGVVVEVQADLEPGVAAFTLVGLPDKSLSESRDRVRAAVVNSGGEWPQKKLTVGLSPASVPKGGSGFDLAVACAVLGAAERIDPRVLADLVMIGELGLDGRVRPVRGVLPAVLAAATAGYEQVVVPESAAAEASLVPGVSVLGVRSLRQLIAVLADEPVPEEEPDEAGRPDPLLAGLRMPGTGAATGMGAAHPDQEHDLADVVGQRSARTAVEVAAAGGHHLFLQGPPGAGKTMLAERLPAVLPTLCREESLEVTAVHSVAGLLPPGKPLIDVPPYCAPHHSATMQSLVGGGPGIARPGAVSLAHRGVLFLDETPEFGSRVLDALRQPLEAGHVVIARSAGVVRFPARFLMVLAANPCPCGRFSLRDALCDCSPSAVRRYQARLSGPLLDRVDLRVEVDPVSRAELAHRGPGGESTTTVADRVRAARERAAVRLAGTPWRTNSEVPGRELRHRWHAAVGAMDEAERNLERGTLTARGLDRVLRVAWTVADLVGHDRPDATDVALALQLRTGVPRGAPMALGALT, from the coding sequence ATGGGTTTCGCGCGCACGTGTGCGGTGGCGCTGGTGGGCGTCGAGGGCGTCGTCGTCGAGGTGCAGGCCGACCTCGAACCCGGAGTGGCGGCGTTCACCCTGGTGGGGCTGCCGGACAAGAGCCTGAGCGAGAGCCGCGACCGGGTACGGGCCGCGGTGGTGAACTCGGGCGGCGAGTGGCCGCAGAAGAAGCTCACGGTGGGCCTCAGCCCCGCCTCCGTGCCCAAGGGCGGATCGGGCTTCGACCTCGCCGTGGCCTGTGCGGTGCTCGGCGCGGCCGAACGGATCGACCCGCGGGTGCTCGCCGACCTCGTGATGATCGGCGAGCTGGGCCTGGACGGACGCGTGCGCCCGGTGCGGGGCGTCCTCCCCGCGGTGCTGGCCGCCGCGACCGCCGGATACGAACAGGTGGTCGTGCCCGAGAGCGCCGCCGCCGAGGCATCGCTGGTGCCGGGCGTCTCCGTGCTCGGGGTGCGCAGCCTGCGCCAGCTGATCGCCGTCCTGGCGGACGAGCCCGTCCCCGAGGAGGAGCCGGACGAGGCGGGCCGCCCGGATCCGCTCCTGGCGGGCCTGCGGATGCCCGGCACGGGCGCGGCCACCGGCATGGGCGCCGCTCACCCGGACCAGGAGCACGACCTCGCGGACGTGGTCGGCCAGCGTTCGGCGCGGACCGCTGTGGAGGTCGCCGCGGCGGGCGGACACCACCTCTTCCTGCAGGGCCCGCCCGGCGCCGGCAAGACGATGCTCGCGGAGCGTCTGCCGGCGGTGCTGCCCACCCTGTGCAGGGAGGAGTCGCTGGAGGTCACGGCGGTGCACTCGGTGGCCGGCCTGCTGCCGCCCGGCAAGCCCCTCATCGACGTGCCCCCGTACTGCGCCCCGCACCACTCGGCCACGATGCAGTCGCTGGTCGGCGGCGGCCCCGGCATCGCCCGCCCCGGAGCGGTGTCGCTGGCCCACCGGGGTGTGCTCTTCCTCGACGAGACCCCCGAGTTCGGCAGCCGGGTCCTCGACGCCCTGCGACAGCCGCTCGAGGCGGGGCATGTGGTGATCGCGCGCAGCGCGGGCGTCGTGCGGTTCCCGGCGCGGTTCCTCATGGTGCTGGCCGCCAACCCGTGTCCGTGCGGGCGCTTCTCGCTGCGCGACGCCCTGTGCGACTGTTCGCCCTCCGCGGTCCGCCGCTATCAGGCGCGGCTGTCCGGACCACTGCTCGACCGGGTCGACCTGCGCGTCGAGGTCGACCCGGTCAGCCGGGCCGAGCTCGCGCACCGCGGGCCCGGAGGCGAGTCCACGACGACCGTCGCCGACCGGGTGCGGGCCGCCCGGGAGCGTGCGGCGGTCCGGCTGGCGGGAACCCCGTGGCGGACCAACTCCGAGGTGCCCGGCCGTGAGCTGCGCCACCGCTGGCACGCGGCGGTCGGCGCGATGGACGAGGCGGAGCGGAACCTGGAGCGAGGGACGCTGACCGCCCGCGGCCTCGACCGTGTGCTGCGGGTCGCCTGGACCGTCGCCGACCTGGTCGGTCACGACCGGCCGGACGCGACGGACGTGGCCCTGGCCCTGCAGTTGCGCACAGGGGTGCCCCGCGGGGCGCCGATGGCCCTCGGGGCCCTCACGTGA
- the rpsB gene encoding 30S ribosomal protein S2 gives MAVVTMRELLESGVHFGHQTRRWNPKMKRFIFTERNGIYIIDLLQSLSYIDRAYEFVKETVAHGGTVMFVGTKKQAQEAIAEQATRVGMPYVNQRWLGGMLTNFSTVYKRLQRLKELELIDFEDVAASGLTKKELLVLSREKAKLEKTLGGIREMSKVPSAVWIVDTKKEHIAVGEARKLNIPVVAILDTNCDPDEVDYKIPGNDDAIRSVTLLTRVIADAVAEGLISRSGVATGDKGDKAAGEPLAAWERDLLEGEKKADAEKADEAAEKPAEAADEAPAAEAAAAEAPAAEAAADEAPAAEAAPAAEGEQA, from the coding sequence ATGGCCGTCGTCACGATGCGGGAGCTGCTGGAAAGCGGCGTCCACTTCGGTCACCAGACCCGTCGCTGGAACCCGAAGATGAAGCGCTTCATCTTCACCGAGCGCAACGGCATCTACATCATCGACCTGCTCCAGTCGCTGTCGTACATCGACCGCGCCTACGAGTTCGTCAAGGAGACCGTCGCCCACGGCGGCACGGTCATGTTCGTCGGCACGAAGAAGCAGGCGCAGGAGGCCATCGCGGAGCAGGCCACCCGCGTCGGCATGCCCTACGTCAACCAGCGCTGGCTGGGCGGCATGCTCACCAACTTCTCGACCGTCTACAAGCGCCTGCAGCGCCTCAAGGAGCTCGAGCTCATCGACTTCGAGGACGTCGCCGCCTCGGGTCTGACGAAGAAGGAGCTCCTGGTCCTCTCGCGTGAGAAGGCCAAGCTCGAGAAGACCCTCGGTGGTATCCGCGAGATGTCCAAGGTCCCCAGCGCCGTCTGGATCGTGGACACCAAGAAGGAGCACATCGCGGTCGGTGAGGCCCGGAAGCTCAACATCCCGGTCGTCGCCATCCTCGACACCAACTGCGACCCCGACGAGGTCGACTACAAGATCCCGGGCAACGACGACGCGATCCGCTCCGTCACCCTGCTCACCCGCGTGATCGCCGACGCCGTCGCCGAGGGCCTCATCTCCCGTTCCGGCGTCGCCACGGGCGACAAGGGCGACAAGGCCGCCGGCGAGCCGCTGGCCGCGTGGGAGCGCGACCTGCTCGAGGGCGAGAAGAAGGCCGACGCCGAGAAGGCGGACGAGGCTGCCGAGAAGCCGGCCGAGGCCGCTGACGAGGCTCCGGCCGCCGAGGCCGCCGCTGCCGAGGCCCCCGCCGCCGAGGCTGCCGCCGACGAGGCTCCCGCCGCGGAGGCCGCTCCGGCCGCCGAGGGCGAGCAGGCCTGA
- the pyrH gene encoding UMP kinase — protein sequence MTTKAQKSDDGKVHGRFLLKLSGEAFSGGGGLGVDPDVVHKIAREIAAVVRDGAEIAVVIGGGNFFRGAELQQRGMDRARSDYMGMLGTVMNCLALQDFLEKEGIDSRVQTAITMGQVAEPYIPLRAVRHLEKGRVVIFGAGMGMPYFSTDTTAAQRALEIDAEALLMGKNGVDGVYDSDPKTNPAAVKYDALGYGEVITRELKVADATAVTLCRDNKLPILVFELLAEGNIARAVKGEKIGTLVDEQGGRA from the coding sequence ATGACCACCAAGGCCCAGAAGAGCGACGACGGCAAGGTACACGGCCGGTTCCTGCTGAAGCTGTCCGGAGAGGCGTTCTCCGGCGGTGGGGGCCTGGGCGTGGACCCCGACGTGGTGCACAAGATCGCCCGCGAGATCGCCGCGGTCGTGCGCGACGGCGCCGAGATCGCGGTCGTCATCGGCGGCGGCAACTTCTTCCGCGGCGCCGAACTCCAGCAGCGCGGCATGGACCGCGCCCGCTCGGACTACATGGGCATGCTCGGCACCGTCATGAACTGCCTCGCCCTCCAGGACTTCCTGGAGAAGGAGGGCATCGACAGCCGCGTCCAGACCGCCATCACGATGGGCCAGGTCGCCGAGCCGTACATCCCGCTGCGCGCCGTGCGGCATCTGGAGAAGGGCCGTGTGGTGATCTTCGGCGCCGGTATGGGCATGCCGTACTTCTCCACCGACACCACCGCCGCGCAGCGCGCCCTGGAGATCGACGCCGAGGCGCTGCTCATGGGCAAGAACGGTGTGGACGGCGTCTACGACTCCGACCCCAAGACCAACCCGGCGGCCGTCAAGTACGACGCCCTCGGCTACGGCGAGGTCATCACGCGCGAGCTGAAGGTCGCCGACGCCACGGCGGTCACGCTGTGCCGGGACAACAAACTCCCGATCCTCGTCTTCGAGCTTCTCGCGGAGGGCAATATCGCTCGCGCCGTCAAGGGTGAGAAGATCGGCACGCTCGTGGACGAGCAAGGCGGCCGAGCCTGA
- a CDS encoding phosphatidate cytidylyltransferase — translation MNDSSWGSPPHAGPRAGYWGPVDQGPGPVQGAAPAGPAYDAPEAQQTRPMPIVPDVPAHGGHQDDDRGAARPGGPLFRDENYGGAPYGTQSYGDAAHGNDTPSAQPPAAVPQNPEPMPDAPQPAPAPQKKSAGRDLGAAIGVGVGLGVVIVASLFVVKAVFVGVIAVAVVVGLWELTSRLQERKGIKAPLVPLAVGGAAMVVAGYVRGPEGAWVAMALTALAVLVWRMTEPPEGYLKDVTAGVFAAFYVPFLATFVALMLTADDGAFRVLIFLLLTVVSDTGAYAVGWRFGKTKLAPRISPGKTREGLLGAVSFAMVAGALCMQFLIDDGTWWQGLLLGLAVAVSATLGDLGESMIKRDLGIKDMGTLLPGHGGIMDRLDSLLPTAPVVWALFVLFAGSG, via the coding sequence ATGAACGACTCTTCCTGGGGCTCACCGCCGCACGCCGGACCGAGGGCCGGGTACTGGGGGCCCGTCGACCAGGGGCCGGGACCTGTCCAGGGGGCCGCCCCGGCGGGTCCCGCGTACGATGCGCCTGAGGCGCAGCAGACTCGCCCCATGCCCATCGTCCCCGACGTACCCGCACACGGCGGTCACCAGGATGACGACCGGGGGGCCGCTCGGCCGGGCGGCCCCTTGTTCCGAGACGAGAACTACGGCGGCGCGCCCTACGGCACCCAGTCCTACGGCGACGCCGCCCACGGCAACGACACCCCGTCGGCACAGCCCCCTGCGGCGGTGCCGCAGAATCCGGAGCCCATGCCCGACGCCCCTCAGCCGGCGCCCGCACCGCAGAAGAAGAGCGCGGGCCGAGACCTGGGCGCGGCCATAGGGGTCGGCGTCGGGCTCGGCGTCGTGATCGTGGCGTCGCTGTTCGTCGTCAAGGCCGTGTTCGTCGGCGTGATAGCGGTCGCCGTCGTCGTGGGTCTGTGGGAGCTGACCAGCAGGCTGCAGGAGCGCAAGGGCATCAAGGCGCCGCTCGTGCCGCTCGCGGTCGGCGGGGCCGCGATGGTCGTCGCCGGATACGTCCGGGGACCCGAGGGCGCCTGGGTCGCCATGGCCCTCACCGCGCTCGCGGTGCTGGTCTGGCGCATGACCGAGCCGCCCGAGGGCTACCTGAAGGACGTCACCGCCGGCGTCTTCGCGGCCTTCTACGTCCCGTTCCTGGCCACGTTCGTCGCCCTGATGCTCACCGCCGACGACGGGGCCTTCCGCGTCCTGATCTTCCTGCTCCTGACGGTCGTCAGCGACACGGGTGCGTACGCCGTCGGCTGGCGCTTCGGCAAGACCAAGCTCGCTCCGCGCATCAGCCCCGGCAAGACCCGCGAGGGCCTGCTCGGCGCGGTGTCGTTCGCGATGGTGGCCGGTGCGCTGTGCATGCAGTTCCTGATCGACGACGGCACGTGGTGGCAGGGCCTGCTGCTCGGTCTCGCCGTCGCGGTCAGCGCCACGCTGGGCGACCTGGGCGAGTCCATGATCAAGCGGGACCTGGGCATCAAGGACATGGGCACCCTGCTGCCGGGCCACGGCGGAATCATGGACCGCCTGGACAGCCTTCTGCCGACGGCACCGGTGGTCTGGGCCCTCTTCGTCCTGTTCGCGGGTTCGGGCTGA
- a CDS encoding DUF2469 domain-containing protein, giving the protein MSAEDLEKYETEMELKLYREYRDVVGLFKYVIETERRFYLTNDYEMQVHSVQGEVFFEVSMADAWVWDMYRPARFVKQVRVLTFKDVNIEELNKSDLELPGS; this is encoded by the coding sequence ATGAGCGCCGAGGACCTCGAGAAGTACGAGACCGAGATGGAGCTGAAGCTCTACCGGGAGTACCGCGATGTCGTCGGTCTGTTCAAATACGTGATCGAGACCGAGCGTCGTTTCTATCTGACCAACGACTACGAGATGCAGGTGCACTCGGTCCAGGGCGAGGTGTTCTTCGAGGTGTCGATGGCCGACGCCTGGGTGTGGGACATGTACCGGCCGGCCCGCTTCGTGAAGCAGGTGCGGGTCCTCACGTTCAAGGACGTGAACATCGAGGAGCTGAACAAGAGCGACCTGGAGCTTCCGGGGAGCTGA
- the whiG gene encoding RNA polymerase sigma factor WhiG, which produces MPQHTSGSDRAAVPPAARDGGSVRPPAPSTLDELWRSYKATGDERLREQLILHYSPLVKYVAGRVSVGLPPNVEQADFVSSGVFGLIDAIEKFDVDREIKFETYAITRIRGAMIDELRALDWIPRSVRQKARNVERAYATLEARLRRTPSECEVAAELGIAVEELHAVFSQLSLANVVALEELLHVGGEGGDRLSLMDTLEDTAADNPVEVAEDRELRRFLARAINTLPAREKTVVTLYYYEGLTLAEIGNVLGVTESRVSQIHTKSVLQLRAKLASFGR; this is translated from the coding sequence ATGCCCCAGCACACCTCCGGGTCCGACCGGGCGGCGGTCCCCCCAGCCGCCCGTGACGGTGGCAGCGTGCGGCCGCCCGCTCCCTCGACGCTCGACGAGCTGTGGCGCTCGTACAAGGCGACGGGCGACGAGCGGCTGCGGGAGCAGTTGATCCTGCACTACTCGCCGCTGGTGAAGTACGTGGCGGGAAGGGTGAGCGTCGGCCTGCCGCCCAACGTGGAGCAGGCCGACTTCGTGTCCTCCGGGGTCTTCGGGCTGATCGACGCGATCGAGAAGTTCGACGTCGACCGGGAGATCAAGTTCGAGACGTACGCGATCACCCGGATCCGGGGCGCGATGATCGACGAGCTGCGGGCGCTGGACTGGATCCCGAGGTCGGTCCGGCAGAAGGCGCGCAACGTGGAGCGGGCCTACGCCACGCTGGAGGCGCGGCTGCGGCGGACCCCCTCGGAGTGCGAGGTCGCGGCCGAGCTCGGCATCGCCGTCGAGGAACTGCACGCCGTCTTCAGTCAGTTGTCGCTGGCGAACGTGGTGGCGCTGGAGGAGCTGCTGCACGTCGGCGGCGAGGGCGGCGACCGCCTCAGCCTGATGGACACGCTCGAGGACACGGCGGCCGACAACCCCGTGGAGGTGGCCGAGGACCGGGAGCTCAGACGGTTCCTCGCCCGGGCGATCAACACGCTGCCCGCCCGGGAGAAGACGGTCGTCACCCTGTACTACTACGAGGGGCTGACGCTCGCCGAGATCGGCAACGTGCTGGGGGTGACCGAGAGCAGGGTCAGCCAGATCCACACCAAATCGGTGCTCCAGCTGCGGGCCAAACTGGCGAGCTTCGGTCGCTGA
- a CDS encoding TetR/AcrR family transcriptional regulator, with amino-acid sequence MAEHRSMQRAALLDAARSLLSEGGTEALTFPALAERTGLARSSVYEYFRSRAAVVEELCEVDFPVWTAEVGAAMTAADGAEAKVEAYVRRQLALVGDRRHRAVVAISASELDAGAREKIRAAHGGLVTMIGEALAELGHAEPRLAAMLLQGVVDAAVRRIELGAAEDPAAITEAAVGMVLRGVRG; translated from the coding sequence GTGGCCGAGCACCGGTCGATGCAGCGTGCCGCCCTGCTGGACGCGGCACGTTCCCTGTTGTCCGAGGGCGGGACGGAAGCGCTGACGTTCCCGGCCCTCGCCGAGCGGACGGGTCTCGCGCGCTCGTCCGTGTACGAGTACTTCCGGTCGCGGGCCGCGGTGGTCGAGGAGCTGTGCGAGGTCGACTTCCCCGTGTGGACGGCGGAGGTCGGGGCGGCGATGACCGCCGCCGACGGTGCCGAGGCCAAGGTCGAGGCGTATGTGCGGCGGCAGCTCGCGCTGGTCGGGGACCGGCGGCACCGGGCCGTCGTGGCGATCTCGGCCAGCGAGCTGGACGCCGGGGCCCGGGAGAAGATCCGGGCGGCGCACGGCGGCCTCGTGACGATGATCGGCGAGGCGCTGGCCGAGCTGGGTCATGCGGAGCCCCGGCTGGCGGCGATGCTGCTGCAGGGCGTCGTGGACGCGGCGGTGCGGCGGATCGAACTGGGCGCCGCGGAGGACCCGGCGGCGATCACGGAGGCCGCGGTCGGCATGGTCCTGCGCGGAGTCCGCGGCTGA
- the frr gene encoding ribosome recycling factor: MIEETLLEAEEKMEKAVVVAKEDFAAIRTGRAHPAMFNKIVADYYGAPTPINQLASFSVPEPRMAVVTPFDKTALRNIEQAIRDSDLGVNPSNDGNIIRVVFPELTEERRRDYIKVAKGKGEDAKVSIRAVRRKAKDAIDKLIKDGEVGEDEGRRAEKELDDTTAKYVAQVDELLKHKESELLEV, encoded by the coding sequence GTGATCGAAGAGACCCTCCTCGAGGCCGAGGAGAAGATGGAGAAGGCCGTCGTCGTCGCCAAGGAGGACTTCGCCGCGATCCGCACCGGCCGTGCGCACCCGGCGATGTTCAACAAGATCGTCGCCGACTACTACGGCGCACCGACGCCGATCAACCAGCTGGCCTCGTTCTCGGTGCCGGAGCCGCGCATGGCGGTGGTGACCCCGTTCGACAAGACCGCGCTGCGCAACATCGAGCAGGCGATCCGCGACTCCGACCTGGGCGTCAACCCGAGCAACGACGGCAACATCATCCGCGTGGTGTTCCCGGAGCTGACCGAGGAGCGCCGCCGTGACTACATCAAGGTCGCCAAGGGCAAGGGCGAGGACGCCAAGGTGTCCATCCGCGCGGTCCGCCGCAAGGCCAAGGACGCGATCGACAAGCTGATCAAGGACGGCGAGGTCGGCGAGGACGAGGGCCGCCGTGCGGAGAAGGAGCTCGACGACACCACCGCGAAGTACGTCGCCCAGGTGGACGAGCTCCTGAAGCACAAGGAATCAGAGCTTCTCGAGGTCTGA
- a CDS encoding NUDIX hydrolase: MRRVARVVLLDPQDRILLLHGHEPDDPADHWWFTPGGGVEGDETREEAALRELVEETGITEVDLGPVLWRRMCSFPFAGRRWDQDEWYYLARTTVTATRATALTELERRSVAGARWWTCQELTQAHETVYPTRLAELLRRLLDEGPPAGPVTLDTEIV, from the coding sequence CTGCGCAGGGTGGCACGGGTCGTCCTCCTCGATCCGCAGGACCGCATCCTGCTGCTGCACGGGCATGAACCGGACGACCCCGCCGACCACTGGTGGTTCACGCCCGGCGGCGGCGTGGAGGGCGACGAGACCCGTGAGGAGGCCGCACTGCGGGAACTCGTCGAGGAGACCGGCATCACCGAGGTCGATCTCGGTCCGGTGCTGTGGCGGCGGATGTGCTCCTTCCCCTTCGCGGGCCGCCGCTGGGACCAGGACGAGTGGTACTACCTCGCCCGGACGACGGTCACGGCGACCCGGGCGACGGCCCTGACCGAGTTGGAACGGCGCAGTGTCGCCGGAGCGCGCTGGTGGACGTGTCAGGAACTGACCCAGGCACATGAGACGGTGTATCCGACCAGACTCGCCGAGCTGCTGCGCAGGCTGCTCGACGAAGGTCCTCCGGCCGGACCGGTGACCCTTGACACGGAAATCGTCTAG
- a CDS encoding murein hydrolase activator EnvC family protein produces the protein MPGPPVPPDLPVPPDPPVPAAPPSASPSSGHAPAPAEAEAGGEASPVPAIGRTWPVGTRPPVVRGWEPPATPYARGHRGVDLGAPPGAPVRAVAAGRVSFAGRVAGRGVVSVELTATGLPPLRTTYEPVRASVREGDQVMPDQVVGTVEPTGSHCERTCVHWGLRRGGTYLDPLSLLPPWLRRTAPSRLLPVLGVPLP, from the coding sequence CTGCCGGGCCCGCCTGTCCCGCCGGACCTGCCTGTTCCTCCGGACCCGCCTGTCCCGGCCGCGCCGCCGTCGGCCTCCCCGTCCTCTGGTCACGCCCCCGCACCCGCCGAGGCCGAGGCGGGCGGCGAGGCGTCTCCCGTCCCGGCGATCGGCCGGACATGGCCGGTGGGCACGCGTCCGCCGGTGGTACGCGGCTGGGAGCCCCCGGCGACGCCGTACGCCCGCGGCCATCGAGGCGTGGATTTGGGGGCCCCGCCGGGCGCCCCGGTACGGGCGGTGGCGGCCGGACGCGTGTCCTTCGCCGGCCGGGTGGCGGGCCGGGGCGTCGTCTCGGTGGAGCTGACGGCCACGGGCCTGCCGCCGCTGCGCACGACGTACGAGCCCGTGCGGGCGTCAGTGCGCGAGGGCGACCAGGTGATGCCGGACCAGGTCGTCGGCACGGTGGAGCCGACGGGCTCGCACTGTGAGCGGACCTGTGTGCACTGGGGACTGCGGCGCGGCGGGACCTACCTGGACCCGTTGTCCCTGCTGCCGCCGTGGCTGCGGCGCACGGCCCCCTCCAGACTCCTGCCGGTACTGGGCGTGCCCCTGCCGTGA
- a CDS encoding YraN family protein produces MSVGAGGGADMNAQRARGALGRYGEELAARRLAEAGMTVLRRNWRCGRSGEIDIVARDGDMLVVCEVKTRRDGGFQHPMAAVTPKKAQRLRGLAERWIQAHGGAPPGGVRIDLVGVVLPRRGAAVVQHARGVA; encoded by the coding sequence GTGAGCGTGGGTGCCGGAGGTGGTGCCGACATGAACGCACAACGGGCACGTGGAGCACTCGGCAGGTACGGCGAGGAGCTGGCCGCCCGGCGGCTGGCCGAGGCAGGGATGACGGTCCTGCGGCGCAACTGGCGCTGCGGCAGGAGCGGCGAGATCGACATCGTCGCGCGGGACGGCGACATGCTGGTGGTCTGCGAGGTGAAGACCCGCAGGGACGGCGGCTTCCAGCACCCGATGGCGGCGGTGACGCCCAAGAAGGCTCAGCGCCTGCGCGGGCTCGCCGAACGATGGATCCAGGCACACGGCGGAGCCCCGCCGGGCGGCGTCCGGATCGACCTGGTCGGCGTGGTCCTGCCGCGCCGCGGAGCCGCCGTCGTGCAGCACGCGCGGGGGGTGGCCTGA
- the tsf gene encoding translation elongation factor Ts, translating to MANYTAADVKKLRELTGAGMMDCKKALDEAEGNVDKAVEALRIKGQKGVAKREGRSAENGAVVSIIADDNSSGVIVELKCETDFVAKGDKFQAVAAAIAEHVAKTAPADIEALLGSEIEAGKTVQAFVDEANANLGEKIVLDRFAQFADGYVTAYMHRTMPDLPPQIGVLVELDKPNAEIAKGVAQHIAAFAPKYLSKEDVPAEVVESERRVAEETTRAEGKPEAALPKIVEGRLNGFFKDATLLGQPYALDNKKSVQKVLDEAGVTLKRFSRIKVGI from the coding sequence ATGGCGAACTACACCGCCGCTGACGTCAAGAAGCTCCGTGAGCTCACCGGCGCCGGCATGATGGACTGCAAGAAGGCGCTGGACGAGGCCGAGGGCAACGTCGACAAGGCCGTCGAGGCGCTCCGCATCAAGGGCCAGAAGGGCGTCGCCAAGCGCGAGGGCCGCTCCGCCGAGAACGGCGCCGTGGTCTCGATCATCGCCGACGACAACTCCTCCGGCGTCATCGTCGAGCTGAAGTGCGAGACCGACTTCGTCGCCAAGGGCGACAAGTTCCAGGCCGTCGCGGCCGCGATCGCCGAGCACGTGGCGAAGACCGCCCCGGCCGACATCGAGGCGCTGCTCGGCTCCGAGATCGAGGCCGGCAAGACCGTCCAGGCGTTCGTGGACGAGGCCAACGCCAACCTCGGCGAGAAGATCGTGCTGGACCGCTTCGCGCAGTTCGCCGACGGCTACGTCACCGCGTACATGCACCGCACGATGCCCGACCTGCCCCCGCAGATCGGTGTTCTCGTCGAGCTGGACAAGCCGAACGCCGAGATCGCCAAGGGCGTCGCCCAGCACATCGCCGCCTTCGCGCCGAAGTACCTCTCCAAGGAGGACGTGCCGGCCGAGGTCGTCGAGTCCGAGCGCCGCGTCGCCGAGGAGACCACCCGCGCCGAGGGCAAGCCCGAGGCCGCCCTGCCGAAGATCGTCGAGGGTCGCCTCAACGGCTTCTTCAAGGACGCCACGCTGCTCGGCCAGCCGTACGCGCTCGACAACAAGAAGTCGGTCCAGAAGGTTCTGGACGAGGCCGGTGTCACCCTGAAGCGCTTCTCGCGCATCAAGGTCGGCATCTGA
- the dprA gene encoding DNA-processing protein DprA: MNAGARAEDRLARVFLGRVVEPGDEVGGQWVRERGVREVVRRLCTDGEPLPGVTARRWAGLRARAELAEPERDLALAEEAGVRFVSPGDAEWPGTLEELGDARPLGLWVRGRPSLRMWALRSVAVVGARACTEYGAHMAASLAAGLAERGWVVVSGGAYGVDGAAHRGALAAGGATVAVLACGVDRPYPRGHTQLIGRIAEQGLVIGELPPGDHPTPSRFILRNRVIAALTRGTVVVEAAHRSGSLVTARAAQRLGRHTIGVPGPATSSLSAGVHELLRQEAVLVTDAAEVVELVGDMGELAPDRRGPTLPRDLLEPGARRVLAALPARRTAAVDELAREARTTPDDAIARLYELRALGYVERHGDGWKLTRQAMVSVRGDRPPC, encoded by the coding sequence GTGAACGCCGGCGCCCGGGCCGAGGACCGGCTGGCCCGGGTCTTCCTCGGCCGGGTCGTCGAGCCGGGCGACGAGGTGGGCGGTCAGTGGGTGCGCGAGCGCGGGGTGCGGGAGGTGGTGCGGCGGCTGTGCACGGACGGCGAGCCGCTGCCGGGAGTGACCGCACGGCGGTGGGCCGGGCTTCGGGCGCGGGCCGAGCTGGCCGAACCGGAGCGGGACCTGGCGCTCGCGGAGGAGGCCGGGGTGCGGTTCGTGTCCCCGGGCGACGCCGAGTGGCCCGGGACGCTGGAGGAGCTCGGGGACGCCCGGCCGCTGGGGCTCTGGGTGCGGGGTCGGCCCAGCCTGCGGATGTGGGCGCTGCGCTCGGTGGCCGTCGTCGGCGCCCGCGCCTGCACCGAGTACGGCGCCCACATGGCCGCCTCCCTCGCCGCCGGCCTCGCCGAACGAGGATGGGTCGTCGTGTCCGGCGGCGCCTACGGGGTCGACGGCGCGGCCCACCGGGGCGCCCTCGCGGCGGGCGGCGCCACCGTCGCCGTCCTCGCCTGCGGGGTCGACCGGCCCTATCCGCGGGGTCACACACAGTTGATCGGCAGGATCGCCGAACAGGGTCTGGTGATCGGGGAGTTGCCGCCCGGCGACCATCCGACGCCGAGCCGCTTCATCCTGCGCAACCGGGTGATCGCCGCACTGACCCGGGGCACGGTCGTCGTGGAGGCAGCCCACCGCAGCGGCTCGCTGGTCACCGCCCGGGCGGCGCAGCGGCTGGGGCGGCACACGATAGGAGTGCCGGGTCCGGCCACCAGCAGCCTCTCCGCAGGGGTGCACGAACTGCTGCGGCAGGAGGCCGTGCTGGTCACGGACGCCGCGGAAGTCGTCGAGCTGGTCGGCGACATGGGGGAGCTGGCACCCGACCGGCGCGGGCCGACGCTGCCGCGCGACCTCCTCGAACCGGGTGCCCGGCGCGTGCTGGCCGCGCTCCCGGCGCGCCGGACCGCGGCGGTCGACGAGCTCGCCCGCGAGGCCCGGACGACGCCGGACGACGCGATCGCGAGGCTGTACGAACTCAGAGCGCTCGGCTACGTCGAACGACACGGCGACGGCTGGAAGTTGACACGCCAGGCGATGGTCTCCGTTCGAGGGGATCGGCCTCCGTGTTGA